From the genome of Gracilibacillus salitolerans, one region includes:
- a CDS encoding GbsR/MarR family transcriptional regulator, which produces MTQDADANLEKVNNQIISEFSKTLEMFSLNKTEAQLFVTLYLHEAPMTLDQMKDALGKSKTAMSYAVRRLQEFNLVERVFQKGVRKDLYEAREDLYKKFMKTYVNRWLESLNLQINNLADIQEDLDRYPHEHKELFEHKIHEAISFHRSLEQVFSKIKKNDFL; this is translated from the coding sequence ATGACACAAGATGCTGATGCCAATTTAGAAAAAGTGAATAATCAAATTATTTCAGAGTTTTCCAAAACACTTGAAATGTTTTCTTTAAATAAAACAGAAGCTCAATTATTTGTTACGCTTTATTTACATGAGGCTCCAATGACTTTAGACCAAATGAAAGATGCCTTAGGTAAAAGTAAAACAGCAATGAGTTACGCAGTTCGCAGGTTACAGGAATTTAATTTAGTCGAACGTGTCTTTCAAAAAGGTGTGCGAAAAGACTTATACGAAGCTCGTGAGGATTTGTATAAGAAGTTCATGAAAACCTACGTTAATCGCTGGCTCGAGTCACTCAACCTGCAAATTAACAACTTAGCTGACATTCAAGAAGATCTGGATCGCTATCCTCACGAACATAAGGAATTGTTTGAGCATAAAATTCATGAAGCGATTTCCTTTCATCGTTCGCTGGAGCAAGTTTTTTCTAAGATAAAGAAGAATGATTTTCTTTAA
- a CDS encoding quaternary amine ABC transporter ATP-binding protein, which yields MSVITVKDLSKIFGKKTKEALSLLDEGYKKEEILEKTGCTVGVNRATFEVEEGEVFVIMGLSGSGKSTLVRLLNRLIDPTEGDVEVSGENLAKVGKETLRKVRREKMSMVFQKFGLFPFRTVLENTEFGLEIQGMKKEERAKKAKEALELVGLGSFIHQYPDQLSGGMQQRVGLARALANDPEVLLMDEAFSALDPLIRKDMQDELLDLQQKMKKTIIFITHDLDEALRIGDRIALMKDGSIVQIGTPEEILVNPANDYVERFVEDVDRSKVLTASHIMKRPETVDIEKHGPRVALERIREQGLSSIYVVDRSRQLKGYVTADDVKKARENEEKDLHSILRTDMPTVGLEAPIHEIFEIIHDAPVPVAVVEDGKMKGIIVRGAVIAALANGNGVTEDA from the coding sequence ATGTCTGTTATTACAGTTAAAGATTTGTCGAAAATCTTTGGTAAAAAAACAAAAGAAGCACTCTCATTGTTAGATGAGGGTTATAAAAAAGAAGAAATTTTAGAAAAAACAGGCTGTACAGTCGGTGTGAACCGTGCAACATTTGAAGTCGAAGAAGGCGAAGTGTTTGTGATTATGGGGCTTTCCGGTAGTGGAAAGTCGACTCTCGTACGTTTATTGAATCGTTTGATTGACCCTACGGAAGGTGATGTCGAAGTTTCTGGAGAAAATCTTGCGAAGGTAGGGAAAGAAACTTTACGAAAAGTACGTCGTGAAAAGATGAGCATGGTATTCCAAAAGTTCGGTTTATTCCCTTTTCGTACCGTGTTAGAGAACACAGAGTTCGGACTAGAAATTCAAGGGATGAAAAAAGAGGAACGAGCGAAAAAAGCTAAGGAAGCTTTGGAACTAGTAGGATTAGGAAGTTTTATTCACCAGTATCCAGATCAATTATCAGGCGGTATGCAACAACGTGTTGGATTAGCCCGTGCACTGGCAAACGATCCGGAAGTACTACTAATGGATGAAGCTTTTTCCGCATTAGATCCATTAATTCGAAAAGATATGCAAGATGAATTGTTGGATCTTCAACAAAAAATGAAGAAAACCATTATCTTCATTACGCATGATTTGGACGAGGCTTTACGAATAGGTGACCGGATTGCACTGATGAAGGATGGATCGATTGTTCAAATCGGTACTCCAGAAGAAATTTTAGTAAATCCAGCCAATGACTATGTAGAACGATTTGTTGAAGATGTTGATCGTTCCAAAGTATTAACAGCGAGTCATATCATGAAGCGACCAGAAACCGTTGATATTGAAAAACATGGTCCAAGAGTAGCGTTAGAAAGAATTCGAGAGCAAGGCTTATCAAGTATCTATGTGGTCGATCGCTCCAGACAACTAAAAGGCTATGTCACAGCGGATGATGTTAAAAAAGCACGAGAAAATGAAGAAAAGGATTTACACAGCATTCTACGTACAGATATGCCAACAGTAGGATTAGAGGCACCAATTCATGAAATTTTTGAAATTATTCATGATGCGCCTGTACCTGTGGCTGTTGTCGAAGATGGCAAGATGAAAGGGATTATTGTACGAGGTGCAGTAATTGCAGCATTAGCAAATGGAAATGGGGTGACAGAAGATGCTTGA
- a CDS encoding ABC transporter permease, with protein MLDFIPEIPVAQWINTAVDRMKDAFEFIFDPIKQDFGQFVETTAEWLSQIPALIIIIIVALIAFFVSGKKFGLVAFSIIGLWFVYNQGLWEELMYTFTLVLFASLISIIIGIPAGIWMSKSKWAQTIITPILDFMQTMPAFVYLIPAVVFFGIGMVPGIFASVVFATPPVVRFTNLGIRQVSNELVEAADAFGTTGLQKLFKVELPMARKTIMAGVNQTVMLALSMVVIASMIGAPGLGDKVLTALQRSQEGPGFVAGFGIVILAIIIDRVSQNLNKG; from the coding sequence ATGCTTGATTTTATCCCCGAGATTCCAGTAGCACAGTGGATTAATACGGCTGTTGATCGGATGAAAGATGCATTTGAATTTATTTTCGATCCAATCAAACAAGATTTTGGTCAATTCGTTGAAACTACTGCGGAATGGTTAAGTCAAATTCCAGCACTGATAATAATAATAATCGTTGCTCTCATCGCTTTTTTTGTATCTGGCAAGAAATTTGGGTTGGTTGCTTTTTCTATTATTGGTCTATGGTTTGTCTATAATCAAGGTTTATGGGAAGAGTTAATGTACACATTCACATTAGTTCTTTTTGCCAGTTTGATATCCATCATTATTGGTATTCCTGCCGGTATATGGATGTCGAAGAGCAAATGGGCACAAACGATTATTACACCAATATTGGACTTTATGCAGACGATGCCTGCTTTCGTTTATTTAATTCCTGCCGTTGTATTTTTCGGAATTGGGATGGTACCAGGTATTTTTGCATCTGTTGTATTCGCAACGCCACCTGTTGTCCGTTTTACTAATTTAGGTATTCGTCAAGTATCCAATGAGTTAGTGGAAGCTGCTGACGCATTTGGTACAACAGGATTACAAAAGCTTTTTAAAGTAGAATTACCAATGGCCAGAAAAACGATTATGGCTGGTGTAAACCAAACGGTAATGCTTGCGTTATCCATGGTTGTAATAGCATCGATGATTGGTGCACCGGGGCTAGGTGATAAAGTACTAACAGCTCTGCAACGTTCTCAAGAGGGACCAGGGTTTGTAGCAGGTTTTGGTATTGTTATTTTAGCAATTATTATTGACAGAGTTTCTCAAAACTTAAATAAAGGTTAA
- a CDS encoding glycine betaine ABC transporter substrate-binding protein, translating into MLKTWKSFSLMTVLVLVFVLAACGADDEGDNGNDEETTDEAAAVGEGKEIELVYVNWDTEIASTHVVGKVLEDLGYDVKLTSIENAAMWEAVANGEADGMVAAWLPATHEAQYAEFGDQVVELGPNLEGAKIGLVVPSYMDVDSIADLTDEAGQTITGIEAGAGVVGAAEDALEEYDNLSDWSVQTSSSGAMTTQLGEAIDKEEGIIVTGWSPHWKFSEYDLKYLEDPEGVFGDAETIETMVREGLEEDMPNAYKVLDQFEWTQDDSNSVMVDLVVNGVDPEDAAATWVEDNQEKVAEWTEGVE; encoded by the coding sequence ATGTTAAAAACATGGAAGTCTTTTAGTTTAATGACCGTATTAGTCTTAGTATTTGTACTTGCAGCTTGTGGTGCCGACGATGAAGGTGACAATGGAAATGATGAAGAAACTACAGATGAAGCAGCTGCTGTAGGTGAAGGTAAAGAAATTGAGTTAGTGTACGTAAACTGGGACACTGAAATTGCTTCAACACATGTTGTTGGAAAAGTCTTAGAAGATTTAGGTTATGATGTAAAACTTACATCTATCGAAAATGCTGCAATGTGGGAAGCAGTAGCAAATGGTGAAGCAGATGGTATGGTTGCAGCATGGCTACCAGCAACACACGAAGCTCAATATGCAGAATTCGGTGATCAAGTAGTAGAGTTAGGACCAAACCTTGAAGGTGCTAAAATTGGTCTTGTCGTACCATCTTACATGGATGTTGATTCAATTGCAGACCTTACTGATGAAGCAGGTCAAACAATCACTGGTATTGAAGCAGGTGCTGGTGTTGTAGGAGCAGCAGAAGATGCACTTGAAGAATATGATAACTTAAGTGACTGGAGTGTACAAACTTCTTCAAGTGGTGCAATGACGACACAACTAGGTGAAGCAATCGACAAAGAGGAAGGTATTATTGTAACTGGTTGGTCACCACACTGGAAATTTTCTGAGTATGACCTTAAATATCTAGAAGATCCAGAAGGTGTCTTCGGTGATGCAGAAACAATTGAAACAATGGTTCGTGAAGGATTAGAAGAAGATATGCCAAATGCGTATAAAGTATTAGATCAATTCGAGTGGACACAAGATGACAGTAACTCTGTTATGGTTGATCTTGTAGTAAACGGAGTTGACCCAGAAGACGCTGCAGCAACTTGGGTTGAAGACAACCAAGAAAAAGTAGCTGAGTGGACTGAAGGCGTAGAATAA
- a CDS encoding SDR family oxidoreductase, whose amino-acid sequence MKTVLVTGTGSGFGLLTTLELLKKGYRVIATMRTLQSRKKLIEAAETDQLASRLDVFEMDVTNDLHIQHVKEYIQTKYKKLDVLINNAGFCQAGFISDLSFDAFHKQFDVNLHGVFRVTKAMMPLLEQTNKPNIINMSSISGYAGFPGMSAYSASKFALEGLSESLRIELLPKNIFVSLVEPASYQTDIWAKSLSSIDHSEMEKDPFKSSVLSHAQQASQSSADPREVAELIVSICNKKNPKLRYPIGKGASMLSLAKRFLPWSWIEKIIWNKLK is encoded by the coding sequence TTGAAAACGGTACTTGTGACAGGAACTGGAAGTGGATTTGGCCTTTTAACAACACTAGAACTATTGAAAAAAGGTTACAGGGTTATTGCCACAATGAGAACATTACAATCCCGCAAGAAATTAATAGAAGCAGCAGAGACGGATCAATTAGCATCCCGATTAGACGTTTTTGAAATGGATGTAACCAATGATCTGCACATTCAACATGTTAAAGAATACATACAAACTAAATATAAAAAACTCGATGTACTAATTAATAATGCCGGCTTTTGTCAAGCCGGATTTATCTCTGATTTATCGTTCGACGCATTTCATAAGCAGTTTGACGTAAATCTACATGGTGTTTTTCGTGTTACCAAAGCGATGATGCCATTATTGGAGCAGACAAATAAGCCAAATATCATTAACATGAGCAGTATTAGTGGATATGCGGGGTTTCCGGGAATGTCTGCTTATTCTGCATCCAAATTTGCCTTAGAAGGCCTTAGTGAAAGTTTACGCATCGAATTACTTCCGAAAAACATATTCGTTTCCTTAGTGGAACCAGCATCTTACCAAACCGATATTTGGGCCAAAAGTTTGTCTAGTATCGATCATTCTGAAATGGAAAAAGATCCATTTAAGAGTTCCGTCCTATCTCATGCACAGCAAGCATCACAATCGAGTGCAGATCCTAGAGAAGTGGCAGAATTAATTGTCTCTATCTGTAACAAAAAAAATCCAAAACTACGCTACCCAATTGGAAAAGGAGCAAGTATGTTATCTCTGGCAAAACGTTTTTTACCTTGGTCCTGGATTGAGAAAATAATCTGGAATAAACTTAAATAA
- a CDS encoding SurA N-terminal domain-containing protein has translation MKKIIMLLMMISLAVITVACGNGDDAAEENNTEEPATEETPEGEDAAEGESEEQGDVAAQPEQNPVSEDELVEEDQAVATINDEEISGSSYNRMYPLVKSTLQQSGQDVEDTEAIKDQTLNELITQELIRQDAEAEGLTVDQEEIDNEIAALEEQFGDEFASVLETSGFTEETFKAQLENDLLSNKYMESVLGIEVTDEEVKEYYESVAEESEEDLPPLEEVQEEIKQTLSTQKQQESQEEIQSKIEELRENADIEELI, from the coding sequence ATGAAGAAGATAATAATGCTATTAATGATGATTAGCTTGGCTGTTATCACTGTTGCATGTGGTAATGGCGATGATGCAGCTGAAGAAAACAATACTGAGGAACCAGCAACGGAAGAAACACCTGAGGGTGAAGACGCAGCTGAAGGTGAAAGTGAAGAACAAGGGGATGTAGCTGCACAGCCAGAACAAAATCCAGTCAGTGAAGATGAATTGGTAGAGGAAGATCAGGCTGTAGCAACTATTAATGATGAAGAAATTAGTGGTTCTTCCTATAACCGAATGTACCCACTTGTTAAAAGTACGTTACAACAATCTGGACAAGATGTAGAAGATACAGAAGCAATAAAAGATCAAACATTAAATGAATTAATTACCCAAGAATTGATCAGACAGGATGCTGAAGCAGAGGGTTTAACTGTTGATCAAGAAGAAATTGACAATGAAATAGCTGCTTTAGAAGAGCAATTTGGCGATGAATTCGCTTCTGTTCTTGAGACTAGTGGATTTACAGAAGAAACTTTCAAAGCACAACTCGAAAATGATTTGCTATCTAACAAATATATGGAATCGGTGCTTGGTATTGAAGTAACTGACGAAGAGGTCAAAGAATATTACGAATCAGTAGCAGAAGAAAGTGAAGAGGATCTTCCACCATTAGAAGAAGTACAAGAGGAAATTAAACAAACACTATCTACACAGAAACAACAAGAAAGCCAAGAAGAAATTCAGTCGAAAATTGAAGAACTTAGAGAAAATGCTGACATCGAAGAATTAATTTAA
- a CDS encoding phosphatase PAP2 family protein: protein MKDMSKIAIFTLIGGFIIIVLTMSLFIELAGDVLEDEKFYADRIFQEYIVFAEGDWFYQMMGLVTEAGSVLFLMVASVILAVYLFFAKKSKWYSLFFSINMIGISLLTQVLKLIFERERPELIAQYGGTGFSFPSGHSTGSIAFYGFIVYLLWKTVSTKWLKWFSVLFFVLLAISIAFSRVVLGVHFFTDIVAGMSLGVAWLIICIIVLEFLLWRDRKKRNS, encoded by the coding sequence ATGAAAGATATGTCAAAGATAGCTATCTTTACTTTAATAGGTGGATTTATCATCATTGTTTTAACGATGTCTCTTTTTATCGAATTAGCAGGGGATGTGCTAGAGGACGAAAAGTTTTACGCTGATCGCATTTTTCAGGAGTATATCGTTTTTGCAGAGGGAGATTGGTTTTATCAGATGATGGGGTTAGTGACAGAAGCGGGATCTGTTCTCTTTTTGATGGTTGCATCGGTTATACTTGCAGTTTATCTATTTTTTGCGAAAAAAAGTAAATGGTATAGTCTGTTTTTTAGCATTAATATGATAGGGATCAGTCTGTTAACACAGGTGTTGAAGCTTATTTTTGAACGAGAGCGTCCGGAATTAATTGCGCAATATGGTGGTACCGGATTTAGTTTCCCCAGTGGTCACTCGACAGGATCAATAGCCTTTTACGGTTTTATTGTTTACTTACTCTGGAAAACAGTATCAACTAAATGGTTGAAATGGTTCTCTGTTCTGTTTTTTGTGTTACTAGCAATATCGATTGCATTTAGTCGTGTCGTACTAGGGGTTCACTTTTTTACAGATATTGTGGCAGGGATGTCATTAGGAGTGGCTTGGCTGATCATTTGTATCATTGTTTTAGAATTTTTACTTTGGAGAGACAGAAAAAAGCGTAATTCTTGA
- a CDS encoding manganese catalase family protein yields MFYHVKELQYPAKPDRPDPLFARQLQEVLGGQFGEISVTMQYLFQGWNVRMDGKYKDLLMDVGTEEIAHVEMLATMIARLLDDAPVGDLEEAAKDPVLGAIIGGMNPQHAIVSGLGAMPGDSIGNRWTADYIIASGNLLADFRANLNAESQGRLQVSRLYEMTSDRGVKDMLSFLIARDTMHQNMWLAAIEELEEKEGVVVPSTFPRSLEKQQVAYDFYNFSQGDESAEGRWAHGRSMDGCSNFRYVQNPLAYGGIPSLKPAPPYTFNTNFHIPPSLC; encoded by the coding sequence ATGTTCTATCATGTGAAAGAACTGCAATATCCAGCTAAGCCTGATCGTCCTGATCCGCTTTTTGCGAGACAATTACAAGAAGTGTTGGGTGGCCAATTCGGGGAAATTTCGGTTACCATGCAATACTTATTTCAAGGCTGGAACGTTCGAATGGATGGTAAATATAAGGATTTGTTAATGGATGTCGGTACAGAAGAAATAGCACATGTTGAGATGTTAGCAACGATGATTGCTCGTCTCTTAGATGATGCACCTGTTGGTGACTTGGAAGAAGCGGCAAAAGATCCCGTTCTAGGTGCTATTATCGGCGGGATGAATCCACAGCATGCGATCGTATCCGGATTAGGTGCAATGCCTGGGGACAGTATCGGTAATCGATGGACAGCAGATTATATTATTGCAAGTGGAAACCTGCTGGCAGACTTTCGAGCTAATTTAAATGCGGAATCTCAGGGACGTTTACAAGTATCCAGACTGTATGAAATGACATCTGATCGCGGTGTTAAAGATATGCTTTCCTTCTTAATTGCCCGGGATACGATGCACCAAAATATGTGGTTAGCTGCTATTGAAGAATTAGAAGAAAAAGAAGGTGTAGTGGTTCCTTCCACTTTCCCTCGTAGTCTTGAGAAACAGCAAGTAGCATATGATTTTTATAACTTCTCACAAGGAGACGAAAGTGCAGAAGGAAGATGGGCTCATGGACGTTCCATGGATGGTTGTTCCAACTTCCGTTATGTACAAAATCCACTTGCATATGGTGGTATACCGTCCTTGAAGCCAGCACCACCTTATACATTTAATACCAATTTCCATATTCCACCTTCTTTATGCTAG
- a CDS encoding NADH:flavin oxidoreductase/NADH oxidase — MDQLFSPFQIKNLELNNRVVMPPMCQYSVTKKDGTPNDWHYTHYVSRAIGGTGLVIVEMTNVEPDGRISNNCLGFWSDEQIPAYKKIVDAVHEQGSKIAIQIAHAGRKAEDAETPVAPSAIRFSEKYKEPRALTTEEVQEMVDKFRQSVRRAVEAGFDAIELHGAHGYLIHQFHSSYTNKRADEYSELTRFGTEVVKAAKSEMPVDMPLIMRISATEFVEEGYQLQGGIELAKAYKEAGVDMFHISAGGEGAIAPSRNPGGHAGYMVPFARAMREALEVPVIAVGRLEDAQLADSIIGNQDADLVAVGRGMLRDPYWSIRAARELGQEMEVPVQYERGFA, encoded by the coding sequence GTGGATCAATTATTCAGTCCTTTTCAAATAAAAAATTTAGAACTCAATAATCGTGTGGTAATGCCACCAATGTGTCAATATTCAGTGACAAAAAAAGATGGTACGCCTAATGACTGGCATTATACCCATTATGTAAGTAGAGCAATTGGCGGTACCGGACTTGTTATCGTGGAAATGACAAACGTCGAGCCAGACGGACGAATCTCTAATAATTGCTTAGGATTCTGGTCAGATGAGCAAATTCCAGCATACAAAAAAATCGTCGATGCTGTGCATGAGCAAGGCTCCAAAATCGCTATCCAAATCGCACATGCTGGACGAAAAGCGGAAGATGCAGAAACACCTGTCGCTCCTTCTGCGATACGATTTAGTGAGAAATATAAAGAACCACGCGCACTTACTACGGAAGAAGTACAAGAAATGGTCGATAAATTCCGTCAATCCGTTCGCCGTGCAGTCGAAGCAGGTTTTGATGCGATTGAATTACATGGTGCTCACGGATACTTAATTCATCAGTTCCATTCAAGCTATACCAATAAGCGTGCTGATGAATATAGTGAACTTACGCGCTTTGGTACAGAAGTAGTAAAAGCAGCAAAAAGTGAAATGCCTGTAGATATGCCATTGATTATGCGGATATCCGCAACTGAATTTGTGGAAGAAGGCTATCAATTACAAGGTGGCATCGAACTGGCAAAAGCCTATAAAGAAGCTGGTGTAGACATGTTCCACATCAGTGCTGGTGGTGAAGGTGCAATTGCCCCATCACGTAATCCAGGTGGTCATGCAGGCTATATGGTTCCTTTTGCCAGAGCGATGCGTGAAGCGCTAGAGGTACCAGTAATTGCAGTAGGTCGTTTAGAAGATGCTCAATTAGCGGATTCTATAATCGGTAATCAGGATGCAGACCTTGTTGCTGTCGGTAGAGGAATGCTTCGTGATCCTTATTGGTCGATTCGTGCTGCTCGAGAGTTAGGACAGGAGATGGAAGTACCTGTTCAATATGAGCGGGGATTTGCCTGA
- the hisA gene encoding phosphoribosylformimino-5-aminoimidazole carboxamide ribotide isomerase, translating to MQFRPCIDLHQGKVKQIVGATLNNENKNVIENYVSTYDSSYYAEMFREDKLTGGHVIMLGDGNKEAAIQALQTYPGGLQVGGGINADNAEEFLQAGASHVIVTSYIFHDGELKMDRLEKLIEKIGKENLVIDLSCKQKDGKWYVVTDKWTKFSNIEITPSTVKDLENYCDEFLIHAADVEGKRGGIEENLVAKLADNVSIPTTYAGGVRSIEDLELFEQLAKGKLHVTIGSALDIFGGDLSYQEVVEYCKLGDK from the coding sequence TTGCAATTCAGACCTTGTATCGACTTGCATCAAGGAAAAGTAAAACAAATCGTAGGTGCTACCCTTAATAATGAAAACAAAAATGTAATAGAAAATTATGTTTCTACATATGACAGTAGCTATTACGCAGAAATGTTTCGTGAAGATAAGTTAACTGGCGGTCACGTGATTATGTTGGGTGATGGCAATAAAGAAGCAGCAATCCAAGCTTTACAAACATATCCAGGCGGATTACAAGTTGGTGGGGGAATAAATGCCGATAATGCAGAAGAGTTCCTACAAGCAGGAGCGTCTCACGTTATTGTCACTTCTTATATTTTTCATGATGGCGAATTAAAAATGGACCGTTTAGAAAAATTAATCGAAAAAATTGGTAAAGAAAATCTTGTGATTGACTTAAGCTGTAAACAAAAAGATGGTAAATGGTATGTCGTCACAGATAAATGGACGAAATTCAGTAATATCGAAATAACTCCATCAACGGTTAAAGACTTAGAAAATTATTGTGATGAGTTTTTAATTCATGCCGCAGATGTAGAAGGAAAACGAGGCGGTATCGAGGAAAACTTAGTAGCTAAGCTCGCTGACAATGTATCGATTCCAACCACTTATGCTGGAGGTGTCCGTTCTATAGAAGATCTTGAGCTTTTTGAGCAATTAGCAAAAGGTAAACTACACGTGACAATAGGCAGTGCCCTTGATATTTTTGGTGGAGACTTATCTTATCAAGAGGTTGTGGAATATTGTAAACTTGGAGATAAATAA
- a CDS encoding catalase, which yields MENKHNGKEKMTNQQGHAVTDNQNVRTVGDRGPTTLENYDFLEKISHFDREKIPERIVHARGTGAHGYFQSYGTINGEPISKYTRAKVFTNTEVQTPVFIRFSTVVHGKHSPETLRDPRGFAIKFYTEDGNWDLVGNNLKIFFIRDPLKFPDMIHAFRPDPVTNYQNLERMFDFVSQSPEALHMVTFVFSPWGIPATYRHMQGSGVHTYKWVNEEGKGVLVKYHWEPVQGIKNLTQEEATKIQGKNFNHATQDLYESIEKGDYPEWELYVQIMEDGEHPELDYDPLDATKLWYKEDYPWHKVGKMVLNRNPDNFHAEVEQAAFGTGVLVDGLDFSDDKLLQGRTYSYSDTQRYRVGANYLQLPINSPHHKVATNQTGGQMDFRQDYGDFKNPHVDYEPSITGGLKEDKNPGVEHEPYVEGNLQRKAISRENNYGQAGETYRRLSDWERDDLIKNLVSALTGCRKEIQDQMIEHFYQCDKDYGKRVEDGLKMSMESNKEMMEDAVHDAEAMGHPSDPY from the coding sequence ATGGAGAACAAACATAATGGTAAAGAAAAGATGACCAATCAGCAAGGTCATGCAGTTACCGACAATCAAAATGTTCGTACTGTAGGAGATCGTGGTCCGACGACATTAGAGAATTATGACTTTTTAGAAAAGATTAGCCACTTTGACAGAGAAAAAATTCCGGAACGAATTGTGCATGCTCGAGGAACTGGGGCACATGGTTATTTTCAGTCATATGGAACCATAAATGGGGAGCCGATTTCCAAGTATACCCGAGCAAAGGTGTTTACTAATACGGAAGTTCAAACTCCTGTTTTTATCCGCTTTTCAACAGTTGTTCATGGTAAGCATTCACCTGAAACATTACGGGATCCACGTGGTTTCGCTATCAAATTTTACACTGAAGACGGGAACTGGGATCTCGTTGGTAACAACTTAAAAATATTCTTTATTCGTGATCCGCTGAAATTCCCTGACATGATTCACGCATTTCGTCCTGACCCAGTAACCAATTATCAAAACCTTGAGCGCATGTTTGACTTTGTCAGTCAATCACCAGAAGCATTGCACATGGTTACATTTGTCTTCTCTCCTTGGGGGATTCCAGCAACCTATCGTCATATGCAAGGATCAGGAGTACACACATACAAGTGGGTCAATGAAGAAGGAAAAGGTGTGCTCGTCAAATATCATTGGGAACCAGTCCAAGGAATTAAAAATCTAACCCAAGAAGAAGCGACGAAAATCCAAGGTAAAAACTTTAATCATGCAACGCAAGATCTTTATGAATCCATTGAAAAAGGCGACTACCCGGAGTGGGAACTATATGTTCAAATCATGGAAGATGGCGAGCATCCAGAATTGGATTATGATCCACTAGATGCGACGAAGCTCTGGTACAAAGAAGATTATCCTTGGCACAAAGTTGGTAAAATGGTATTAAACCGTAATCCTGACAACTTTCATGCCGAGGTTGAACAAGCTGCTTTTGGAACAGGTGTATTAGTTGATGGGTTAGATTTCTCTGACGATAAGCTATTACAGGGCAGAACCTATTCCTATTCTGATACACAGCGTTACCGTGTCGGAGCAAACTACTTACAATTACCAATTAACAGCCCACATCATAAAGTAGCAACAAATCAAACGGGCGGACAAATGGACTTCCGACAGGATTATGGAGACTTTAAAAATCCACATGTCGATTATGAACCTTCCATTACCGGTGGCTTGAAGGAAGACAAAAACCCTGGTGTTGAGCACGAGCCATATGTAGAAGGAAATCTGCAACGAAAGGCTATTTCCCGGGAAAATAATTACGGTCAAGCTGGTGAAACATACCGACGATTAAGTGATTGGGAAAGAGATGATCTCATTAAAAATCTTGTTTCTGCATTGACTGGTTGTCGAAAAGAAATCCAGGATCAAATGATCGAACATTTCTACCAGTGCGACAAGGATTATGGGAAGCGTGTGGAAGATGGCTTGAAAATGTCGATGGAAAGTAATAAAGAAATGATGGAAGACGCTGTTCACGACGCAGAAGCGATGGGACATCCATCAGATCCATACTAA
- a CDS encoding GNAT family N-acetyltransferase: protein MEIILDDLSHPKVSGLIMEHLDQMSEVSPPESIHALNLEGLKQPDVTFWSAWENDTLLGCGALKELDDQHGEIKSMRTSTLHLRKGVAKRILQHLIEEAKRRGYQRLSLETGSMNAFEPAKQLYASFGFQYCKPFSNYTEDPNSVFMTREL, encoded by the coding sequence TTGGAAATAATATTAGATGATTTAAGCCATCCAAAAGTTAGTGGATTGATAATGGAACATCTTGATCAGATGTCTGAAGTTTCTCCACCGGAAAGTATACATGCCTTAAATCTTGAAGGTTTGAAACAACCAGATGTTACTTTCTGGAGTGCATGGGAAAACGATACATTACTCGGCTGTGGGGCGCTTAAAGAGCTAGACGATCAACATGGAGAGATAAAATCAATGCGAACTTCTACTTTACATTTAAGAAAAGGTGTTGCAAAGCGAATCCTTCAGCACTTAATAGAAGAAGCTAAAAGGCGTGGTTATCAGAGGCTAAGTTTGGAAACAGGTTCAATGAATGCTTTTGAACCAGCTAAACAATTATATGCAAGTTTTGGATTTCAATATTGTAAGCCGTTTTCAAATTATACAGAGGACCCGAACAGCGTATTTATGACGAGGGAATTATAA